A genomic segment from Cloacibacillus sp. An23 encodes:
- a CDS encoding HipA domain-containing protein, translated as MMNRCLYCYKELEHGSYHPSCSKKLFGTAEPPKLEYTLEGLYQKARESIISSAAVPGVQPKMSMAKISQDGTDKLTFVGLWGDYIIKPPAPGYEALPENEAATMKMAEAAGIAAAPSALLPLASGELVYITLRMDRAVIKSGRKISRMRHMEDFCQATEHMTENKYIGSMELVAKTLRRFSSAPGLDLSVLLDMTLFIFLTGNGDMHLKNFSLLHENGERRLAPAYDMLSTRLVISERDDPEEFALTINGKKSNLKPKDFIKFTESAKLNEKQYNNAAARLKKRLPDILETLDASFLPDKQKKEYAGLIMERAARLEILP; from the coding sequence ATGATGAACCGGTGCCTTTATTGCTATAAAGAGCTTGAACACGGTTCATATCATCCGTCATGCTCAAAAAAACTTTTCGGAACGGCGGAGCCGCCGAAGCTTGAATACACTCTTGAGGGGCTGTACCAAAAAGCGCGCGAAAGCATAATATCGAGCGCCGCAGTTCCTGGGGTTCAGCCTAAAATGTCGATGGCGAAAATTTCGCAGGACGGCACGGACAAGCTGACGTTCGTCGGGCTGTGGGGAGACTACATAATCAAGCCTCCAGCGCCGGGCTATGAGGCTCTGCCGGAGAACGAAGCGGCGACGATGAAAATGGCGGAGGCGGCCGGAATAGCTGCGGCGCCCTCAGCGCTTCTGCCGCTCGCGTCCGGCGAGCTCGTCTACATCACGCTGAGGATGGACAGGGCGGTGATAAAGTCAGGACGCAAAATAAGCCGGATGCGCCACATGGAAGACTTCTGCCAGGCGACGGAGCACATGACGGAAAACAAATATATCGGCTCGATGGAGCTCGTCGCGAAAACGCTCCGCCGTTTCTCGTCAGCGCCTGGGCTTGATTTGTCCGTGCTCCTTGACATGACGTTGTTCATATTCCTAACAGGAAACGGCGACATGCATCTCAAAAATTTCTCGCTGCTCCACGAAAACGGCGAACGCCGCCTCGCCCCGGCGTACGATATGCTCTCTACGCGCCTGGTCATCTCCGAAAGGGACGACCCAGAAGAATTCGCGTTGACCATCAACGGCAAAAAAAGCAACCTAAAGCCGAAGGATTTCATAAAATTCACGGAATCGGCGAAGCTGAATGAGAAGCAGTACAACAACGCGGCAGCCAGGCTGAAAAAGCGGCTCCCAGACATACTGGAAACGCTTGACGCGAGCTTTCTGCCGGATAAACAGAAAAAAGAATACGCAGGACTCATCATGGAAAGAGCGGCGAGATTAGAAATTCTCCCCTAA
- a CDS encoding helix-turn-helix domain-containing protein, translating to MECTKLSKVVKENRKRLHLTQCEAAERAGVGLRFIRELEAGKKTLRMDKVNDLLFLFGLELGAVPLERDSDE from the coding sequence ATGGAGTGTACAAAGCTTTCGAAGGTGGTTAAGGAAAATAGAAAGCGCCTGCACCTGACACAGTGTGAAGCTGCGGAGCGTGCTGGGGTGGGGCTGCGCTTTATCCGCGAGCTTGAGGCAGGGAAGAAAACGCTGCGCATGGACAAGGTGAACGACCTTCTGTTTCTCTTCGGGCTAGAGCTCGGGGCAGTGCCGCTGGAGCGCGATTCCGATGAGTAG
- a CDS encoding HipA N-terminal domain-containing protein, with product MSSFRRCTVLFFGKTVGEIVENEDGYTFAYSGEYLADADARAISVTLPLREEPFCTKTLHPFFDGLIPEGWTLDIITKNWKIDPRDRMGLLSACCRDCVGAVSIISGEAE from the coding sequence ATGAGTAGCTTTCGGCGTTGTACCGTGCTGTTCTTCGGCAAAACGGTCGGGGAAATCGTCGAGAACGAGGACGGATACACGTTCGCATACTCGGGAGAATATCTGGCGGACGCGGACGCGCGGGCCATAAGCGTCACGCTTCCTCTTCGTGAAGAGCCTTTCTGCACAAAGACGCTTCATCCTTTTTTCGACGGGCTCATTCCTGAGGGCTGGACTCTGGATATAATTACAAAAAACTGGAAAATCGACCCTCGCGACCGCATGGGACTGCTGTCGGCCTGCTGCCGCGACTGCGTCGGCGCGGTCTCCATAATTTCCGGCGAGGCGGAATGA